The sequence below is a genomic window from Sorangiineae bacterium MSr12523.
GTAGCGCGCCACGTGGATGACGGCACCGCCCTCCGGCGCAAGGCGTGCGAAGGCGCTGTGCACGGACAGGTAGTCCGCGCGATCCAGGCCCAAGGTGAAATGGTGCCGCGGGTTGGGAAGCGCGCGCAGGGCCACATCGAGGCACGCCGCGCGCACGGGCACGGCATCGGAGGCGGCGCGTGCGAGCGACGCGCTCTCGGGCACCAAGTTGACCGCCGCGCGCGGTCCCACCGCGAGCACCACGGCATCGGCCACGAGCTCACCTCCATCGGGCAGGTGCACGGCGAGGTGCCGGCCCTCGCGCGCGACCCGTTCCACGCGAGTGGGGGCGACCCCGGTGTGAATGCGCACGCCGGCCTGCCGGGCGCGATCCGCGAGGCGATCGACGAGGCTTTGCCAGCCGCCGTGGAGATACGTCACGCCATGCGCCAGCGTCATGCGCAGCTGGCGCATGGCCCACGCGGCGGAGATGCGCTCATGATCCGCGCAGTACGTCGCCACGCGAAAGAGTGCCGCGAGAAACACCCGCGCCTCGGCATTTTTCACGCGCCCGACCCACGCGGCGAGCGGCACCGCCTCGAGCCCCTCGTCATGGGCCAGCGCATTCATCGCCGAGGCCAATTCGAGCTTGCCGCCCACCCCAATGAGCCCACTCGCCAGCATCGACACGGTGCCACTCGGCATGGGGTGCACGCGCCCGCCAAGCTCGACGAAGCGATGCGCCGACTTGAACACCAGGCCGTCGAACGGCACATCCATCGCGCGCAAGACCCGCTCCGCATGCCCGCCGAGGTACAGCGCGTGCGGCCCTTGGTTAAACACCCAGCCCTTCTCGTCGTCCGAGGCGCCCCTGCCACCGAGCCGTTCGGCTCGCTCCAACAGCGTCACCGCGGCCCCTGCCCGCACCGCGCGCAACGCCGCACAGAGGCCCGCAAGCCCGCCGCCAACCACCACTACGTTGCTCCTCGTCATGATCACCTCTTTTCAAAGGGATCACGACGAGGCTCGCCGAAAGGTTACACGGCGTCGGGCTTGTTCCACTCCTGGATGGACTTCACGCTCGTCCGCACGCCATGGCTGGCCTCGATGGCGTCGCATGCAGCGAGCGCGGCCGCGATGGTCGTGAAGTAGGGCACGTTCATCAAGAGCGTCTGCCGCCGCAGCGAGAAGCTGTCACGCACCTCGCGGGCGCCCATGGTCGTGTTCACCACCATGCCGACCTTGCCGCTGCGGATCTCGTCGACGACATGGGGCGCGCCCTCGGCCACCTTGTTGATGACCTGCACCGGGATGCGCGCACGCTGAAGCGCCGCCGCCGTGCCGCGCGTGGCGGAGATCTGGAAGCCCATGGCGCGAAGACGCCGCGCGATGATGCACGCGACCGGCTTGTCCTCGTCCTTCACGCTGATGAAGGCGCGCACCGTCGACCGGGTCTCCTCCTTCAGGAGCCCCGCTTGCCCGACGGCGAGCATGCTCTTGCAGAAGGCGCGTGCAAACGTATCCGCGATGCCCATCACCTCACCGGTGGAACGCATCTCCGGCCCGAGAATCGTGTCCACCCCAGGGAACTTCGTGAAGGGGAACACGCTTTCTTTCACCGCGACGTGGCGCGGCACGATCGCGTCCTCGACGCCCAGTTCGTCGAGCATCTTGCCCACCATCACGCTCGCCGCGATGCGCGCCAGCGGGCGGCCCGTGGCCTTGGAGACGAAGGGCACAGTGCGGCTCGCGCGCGGGTTCACCTCGAGGACGTACACCTCGCCGCCTTTGATGGCGAACTGCACGTTCATCAGCCCCACCACCCCGAGCTCCAGCGCCAGCATGCGCGTCTGCTCTTCGATGGAGAGCACGATCTCCGGGCTGAGCGAGTGCGGAGGCAGCACCGAGGACGAGTCGCCCGAGTGCACGCCCGCCTCCTCGATGTGCTGCATCA
It includes:
- a CDS encoding FAD-dependent oxidoreductase, encoding MTRSNVVVVGGGLAGLCAALRAVRAGAAVTLLERAERLGGRGASDDEKGWVFNQGPHALYLGGHAERVLRAMDVPFDGLVFKSAHRFVELGGRVHPMPSGTVSMLASGLIGVGGKLELASAMNALAHDEGLEAVPLAAWVGRVKNAEARVFLAALFRVATYCADHERISAAWAMRQLRMTLAHGVTYLHGGWQSLVDRLADRARQAGVRIHTGVAPTRVERVAREGRHLAVHLPDGGELVADAVVLAVGPRAAVNLVPESASLARAASDAVPVRAACLDVALRALPNPRHHFTLGLDRADYLSVHSAFARLAPEGGAVIHVARYLAGETVKPGVVRAELEGVLDRAQPGWRSHVAHTRFLPAMTVVNDLPRASARGVRTPVAVADVPRLFLAGDWVGDEGMLADGAFASAYRAADLALEATTLRDVA